From a region of the Oryza sativa Japonica Group chromosome 6, ASM3414082v1 genome:
- the LOC4340724 gene encoding potassium transporter 24 has protein sequence MDVEGGGAAARRKGGWWWWREEAVLAYQSLGVVYGEVAAAPLYVYRSAFAGGDIEHSAGNEEIYGALSLVFWTLTLVPLAKYVLLVLRADDAGEGGTFALYSLICRRVRAGLLPPCAAAAAGEELDAAGAAAAPVSAVRAALERHRVLQRLLLLLALLGTCMVIGDGVLTPAVSVFSAVSGLELSMDKDQHKYILLPITCVILVCLFALQHYGTHRVGFLFAPIVCLWLLCISIIGVYNIIHWNPHVYQALSPYYMYKFLRKTQTGGWMSLGGILLCVTGSEAMYADLGHFTQNSIKMAFTLLVYPALVLAYMGQAAYISRHHNFEDGSHIGFYVSVPEKIRWPVLGIAILASVVGSQAIITGTFSIIKQCSSLNCFPRVKIVHTSSTVHGQIYIPEINWILMILCLSVTIGFRDTKHLTNAQGLAVITVMLVTTCLMSLVILLCWNKSIVYALSFLLFFGAIEVIYFAASLVKFHEGAWVPVTLSFIFMMVMCVWHYGTKKKYEFDVQNKVSISWLLNIGPSLGIVRVRGIGLIHTELMSGIPAIFSHFVTNLPAFHQVLVFLCIKSVSVPHVQPEERFLVGRIGPKKYRIYRVIVRYGYRDVQKDDVEFEKDLVSSIAEFIRCADSNQNSFMDGASHSCEGLSFISKGLPLEEEEGEFDGSDSTGSSAHKEINPNTTAPKPKRVRFALPKDTKIDREVRGELQELMEAREAGMSFITGRSHMKAKSGSGLIKQIVINFGYEFLRRNSRGPAFAVNLPHVSTVEVGMICLV, from the exons ATGGatgtggagggcggcggcgcggcggcgcggaggaag ggggggtggtggtggtggcgggaggaggcggtgctGGCGTACCAGAGCCTCGGGGTGGTGtacggcgaggtggcggcggcgccgctgtaCGTGTACAGGAGCgcgttcgccggcggcgacatcgAGCACTCGGCGGGGAACGAGGAGATCTACGGCGCCCTCTCGCTCGTGTTCTGGACGCTCACCCTCGTCCCGCTCGCCAAGTACGTCCTCCTCGTGCtccgcgccgacgacgccggcgagggcggcacCTTCGCGCTCTACTCCCTCATCTgccgccgcgtccgcgccggcctcctccccccctgcgccgccgccgctgccggcgaggagcttgacgctgcgggcgccgcggcggcgcccgtgTCGGCCGTGCGCGCCGCGCTGGAGCGGCACCGTGTCCTGcagaggctgctgctgctgctcgcgcTGCTCGGGACGTGCATGGTCATCGGCGACGGCGTGCTCACCCCTGCTGTCTCCG TGTTCTCAGCGGTTTCCGGGCTGGAGTTGTCCATGGACAAGGACCAACACAAAT ATATATTGCTTCCAATAACATGCGTGATACTGGTGTGCTTATTCGCCTTGCAACACTACGGCACACACAGGGTTGGGTTTCTTTTCGCACCTATTGTTTGCTTATGGCTTCTCTGCATCAGCATCATAGGGGTGTACAACATCATCCATTGGAACCCCCATGTGTATCAAGCCCTTTCACCATACTACATGTATAAATTTCTCCGAAAGACTCAAACAGGAGGTTGGATGTCGCTTGGTGGAATCCTTTTATGCGTAACCG GCTCTGAAGCTATGTATGCAGACCTTGGACATTTCACACAGAACTCAATAAAG ATGGCTTTCACACTATTGGTTTACCCAGCGCTTGTACTGGCCTATATGGGTCAAGCTGCTTACATTTCACGCCATCACAATTTTGAGGATGGCAGTCATATTGGATTCTACGTATCAGTGCCAG AAAAAATCAGATGGCCTGTTCTGGGGATTGCAATACTGGCATCTGTAGTTGGCAGCCAAGCAATTATCACTGGGACTTTCTCAATTATCAAGCAGTGTTCGTCCTTAAACTGCTTCCCTAGGGTGAAGATTGTGCATACATCCTCTACAGTGCATGGTCAGATATACATACCAGAGATCAATTGGATATTAATGATACTATGCCTTTCTGTAACTATAGGCTTCAGAGACACAAAGCACTTGACAAACGCACAAG GGCTTGCAGTTATAACTGTTATGCTCGTCACGACATGTTTGATGTCACTGGTTATTCTTCTTTGCTGGAACAAGAGCATTGTCTATGCTCTCAgcttccttcttttctttggtGCAATCGAAGTAATCTACTTCGCGGCTTCACTTGTGAAGTTTCACGAAGGGGCTTGGGTACCTGTCACTCTTTCCTTCATTTTCATGATGGTGATGTGTGTGTGGCACTATGGAACTAAAAAGAAGTATGAGTTTGATGTGCAAAACAAGGTCTCCATAAGTTGGCTCTTGAATATTGGCCCTTCCTTGGGAATTGTTCGTGTACGAGGAATTGGTCTGATACACACAGAGCTTATGTCAGGGATTCCAGCCATTTTCTCCCACTTTGTGACCAACTTGCCTGCGTTTCATCAG gttCTGGTGTTTCTATGCATTAAATCAGTATCCGTACCACACGTTCAGCCTGAGGAGCGATTTTTGGTTGGCCGCATTGGCCCAAAAAAGTATAGGATATACAGAGTGATTGTCCGGTATGGTTACCGTGATGTACAGAAGGATGATGTAGAGTTTGAGAAGGATCTAGTCAGCAGTATTGCAGAGTTCATCCGCTGTGCGGACTCTAACCAAAACAGTTTTATGGACGGCGCAAGCCATTCATGTGAGGGGCTATCTTTCATCAGTAAAGGCCTTCCacttgaggaggaggaaggtgagTTTGATGGATCAGATTCAACAGGATCATCTGCTCATAAGGAGATAAATCCAAACACGACGGCACCGAAGCCAAAGAGGGTGAGGTTTGCACTTCCAAAGGACACAAAGATAGACCGGGAGGTGCGCGGCGAGCTGCAGGAGCTGATGGAGGCAAGGGAGGCAGGCATGTCCTTCATAACGGGCCGCTCCCATATGAAGGCGAAAAGCGGGTCTGGTCTGATAAAGCAGATTGTGATAAACTTCGGCTATGAGTTCTTGAGAAGGAACAGCCGGGGCCCTGCGTTTGCAGTAAACTTACCTCATGTTTCAACTGTAGAGGTTGGAATGATCTGCCTAGTATGA
- the LOC136356968 gene encoding uncharacterized protein has protein sequence MPPPIAGNARVFSGHQPLPPAVPPPHRRPLSPTLPAGLQPPLPPHRSIVRPRRRLLQHRSCPLSLGLPSVSRGDRRRRVPAVVLLFPSRRPPPAASISLPERRSTSPPPPSAPRRRPHPRYHLLLARTSPEHRRPRRPHLPPRRHLLRLPGRRARASADVAVSSLGDAASPSTPACPRFRRNVAANLYIRLAGVVRPPVPPRRVPVGHLHHHLRHRSRDVVLGLAAAPSPSVSPPFRGESTGDASSPASSGVATTSPPPAASATSPERRPTSPPPSSAPRRRSHPRHHLLLARTSPERRRLRAGLSFLLVGSSPRCTTTITNVVAACSTLSPPPLSRCCLPSSSSPIVLVIDVPSVARLVVSRRRLRHRHRSGVSHVVLVSVQPLPAVLVASSPVPVVAVVVVLSSFPVVVAFVPPSSRSRPSSAFVKRAAAAPSSSPPSAPRRQAPCRPRLAFVQGSPPKPSPRRSSPLCPSVSAAPVRRCRSHASSRGGL, from the exons atgccgcccccaatcgccgggaacgctcGCGTTTTCTCCGGCCACcaaccattgccgccggccgtg ccacctccccaccgtcgccctctctctcccacgttgccggccggcctccagccgcctctccctcctcaccggagcatcgtccggccgcgccgtcgcctcctccagcatcgcagctgccccctctccctcggcctaccctccgtttcgcgcggtgaccgccggaggcgcgttcccgccgtcgtcctcctctttccttcgcgccggccgcctccagccgcctctatctccctgcctgagcgccggtcgacgtcgccaccacctccctcggctccgcgacgccgccctcatccccggtatcacctcctcctcgcccgaacatcgccggaacaccgtcgcccgcgccggcctcaccttcctcctcgtcgacatctcctccggctgcccGGTCGCCGCGCCAGAgcgtcggccgacgtcgccgtctcctccctcggcgacgccgcatcgccctccaccccggcctgccctcggtttcgccggaacgtcgccgcgaacctctacatccgcctcgccggagttgttcggccgcccgtccctcctcgccgTGTACCGGtcggccacctccaccaccatcttcggcatcgcagccgcgacgtcgtcctcggcctcgcagctgctccctctccctcggtcagccctccgtttcgcggggaaagcaccggagacgcgtcctcgccggcgtccagtggcgtcgccaccacttctccgcctccggccgcctctgccacgtccccggagcgccggccgacgtcgccaccaccttcctcggctccacgacgccgctctcatccccggcaccacctcctcctcgcccgaacttcgccggaacgccgtcgtctccgcgccggcctctccttcctcctcgtcggctcgtcgccccgctgcaccaccaccatcaccaacgtcgtagcggcgtgttccacgctgtcccctcctcctctcagccgctgctgcctgccatcatcgtcgtctccgatcgttctcgtcatcgacgtcccgtcggtcgcccggctcgtcgtctcgcggcgccgcctccgtcatcgtcatcgcagcggcgtgtcccacgtcgtcctcgtctccgtgcagccgctgccggctgtcctcgtcgcctcctcgccggtcccggtcgtcgccgtcgtcgtcgtcctctcgtcgttcccggtcgtcgtggcgttcgtccctccgtcgagccgttctcgtccgtcgtccgcgttcgtcaagcgagccgctgcagccccgtcctcgtctccgccctcggctccgcgtcgtcaagccccgtgccggccgcgtctcgccttcgtccaaggatcgccgccgaagccgtcccctcgccgttcgtctccgttgtgcccgtctgtctccgccgcgcccgttcgtcgttgtcgttcccacgcctcgtcgcgtggtg gcttgtag
- the LOC136356969 gene encoding uncharacterized protein, translated as MQENGETGSVASSSTATAARLRPPPHRRPLSPTLPAGLQPPLPPHRSIVRPRRRLLQHRSCPLSLGLPSVSRGDRRRRVPAVVLLFPSRRPPPAASISLPERRSTSPPPPSAPRRRPHPRYHLLLARTSPEHRRPRRPHLPPRRHLLRLPGRRARASADVAVSSLGDAASPSTPACPRFRRNVAANLYIRLAGVVRPPVPPRRVPVGHLHHHLRHRSRDVVLGLAAAPSPSVSPPFRGESTGDASSPASSGVATTSPPPAASATSPERRPTSPPPSSAPRRRSHPRHHLLLARTSPERRRLRAGLSFLLVGSSPRCTTTITNVVAACSTLSPPPLSRCCLPSSSSPIVLVIDVPSVARLVVSRRRLRHRHRSGVSHVVLVSVQPLPAVLVASSPVPVVAVVVVLSSFPVVVAFVPPSSRSRPSSAFVKRAAAAPSSSPPSAPRRQAPCRPRLAFVQGSPPKPSPRRSSPLCPSVSAAPVRRCRSHASSRGGL; from the exons ccacctccccaccgtcgccctctctctcccacgttgccggccggcctccagccgcctctccctcctcaccggagcatcgtccggccgcgccgtcgcctcctccagcatcgcagctgccccctctccctcggcctaccctccgtttcgcgcggtgaccgccggaggcgcgttcccgccgtcgtcctcctctttccttcgcgccggccgcctccagccgcctctatctccctgcctgagcgccggtcgacgtcgccaccacctccctcggctccgcgacgccgccctcatccccggtatcacctcctcctcgcccgaacatcgccggaacaccgtcgcccgcgccggcctcaccttcctcctcgtcgacatctcctccggctgcccGGTCGCCGCGCCAGAgcgtcggccgacgtcgccgtctcctccctcggcgacgccgcatcgccctccaccccggcctgccctcggtttcgccggaacgtcgccgcgaacctctacatccgcctcgccggagttgttcggccgcccgtccctcctcgccgTGTACCGGtcggccacctccaccaccatcttcggcatcgcagccgcgacgtcgtcctcggcctcgcagctgctccctctccctcggtcagccctccgtttcgcggggaaagcaccggagacgcgtcctcgccggcgtccagtggcgtcgccaccacttctccgcctccggccgcctctgccacgtccccggagcgccggccgacgtcgccaccaccttcctcggctccacgacgccgctctcatccccggcaccacctcctcctcgcccgaacttcgccggaacgccgtcgtctccgcgccggcctctccttcctcctcgtcggctcgtcgccccgctgcaccaccaccatcaccaacgtcgtagcggcgtgttccacgctgtcccctcctcctctcagccgctgctgcctgccatcatcgtcgtctccgatcgttctcgtcatcgacgtcccgtcggtcgcccggctcgtcgtctcgcggcgccgcctccgtcatcgtcatcgcagcggcgtgtcccacgtcgtcctcgtctccgtgcagccgctgccggctgtcctcgtcgcctcctcgccggtcccggtcgtcgccgtcgtcgtcgtcctctcgtcgttcccggtcgtcgtggcgttcgtccctccgtcgagccgttctcgtccgtcgtccgcgttcgtcaagcgagccgctgcagccccgtcctcgtctccgccctcggctccgcgtcgtcaagccccgtgccggccgcgtctcgccttcgtccaaggatcgccgccgaagccgtcccctcgccgttcgtctccgttgtgcccgtctgtctccgccgcgcccgttcgtcgttgtcgttcccacgcctcgtcgcgtggtg gcttgtag